The following proteins come from a genomic window of uncultured Fibrobacter sp.:
- a CDS encoding ABC-ATPase domain-containing protein, giving the protein MKALYQKIRSLNGKNYGLYKSLADKPWDFGDFALEFLHVQGDPYAPASRVLIKANLSMLGYAGEWGGTYERRLALSDFLYRKLGRLVQERYPGKDAAVIFDTAGPEMLVRNSLWIDNGELRACLQVKLPGDGRKIQAELAAEILTMVLPDLVSAGLYYSKSDEAALQEHFRVLAERKEILSQLDARGLCAFVPDGAVLPRASGLSEMPLEGAIPFVAPEEMAVTLNVCGRDIRGMGIPKGITVITGGAFHGKSTLLQALTRAVYPHIPGDGREGIVIDESALRVGVEDGRSVRGTDLSPFVRDLPGGVSTKNFNTLSASGSTSEAANLLEAMEAGSTTFLIDEDSSAVNFLIRDGRVRKLLGDEREPLIPLTDRIREISAQGYSFILVAGACGDYLDLADNIVIMANYKAEVPQVKVTACAELGRSEPAEVSQPRSFVAYMQPLQKSVRPTSAVERQVKVKLAGDTLLQIGFLVSDTSRLNTLVDRQQRFGAGFVLLNLLQNAASNAESGDASNAGDSVAETIRKLYEKIQNVGFRNLPQGMSREMSLPRVVDIACVAFRLREASR; this is encoded by the coding sequence ATGAAAGCCCTTTACCAGAAAATTCGTTCCCTAAATGGCAAAAATTACGGCCTTTACAAGTCCCTGGCCGACAAACCGTGGGATTTTGGCGATTTCGCCCTGGAATTCCTGCACGTGCAGGGAGACCCGTATGCACCCGCTTCCAGGGTGCTCATCAAGGCGAATCTTTCGATGCTCGGCTATGCGGGCGAGTGGGGCGGAACCTATGAACGTCGCCTTGCGCTCAGCGATTTTCTGTATAGAAAGCTTGGACGCCTGGTGCAGGAACGCTACCCCGGTAAGGATGCGGCGGTCATTTTCGACACGGCTGGACCCGAAATGCTGGTACGGAATTCCCTGTGGATCGACAACGGCGAACTCAGGGCGTGCCTGCAGGTGAAACTTCCGGGGGATGGCCGCAAGATTCAGGCGGAACTGGCTGCCGAAATCTTGACGATGGTGTTGCCAGACCTGGTATCGGCGGGGCTTTATTACAGTAAGTCCGACGAGGCGGCCTTGCAGGAACATTTCCGCGTGCTCGCCGAACGCAAGGAAATTTTGTCGCAGCTTGATGCCCGGGGCCTTTGTGCCTTCGTTCCCGACGGTGCCGTGCTTCCGCGTGCATCTGGCTTGAGCGAAATGCCGTTAGAAGGGGCAATCCCTTTTGTCGCACCCGAAGAAATGGCGGTAACGTTGAACGTGTGTGGCCGTGATATTCGCGGTATGGGAATCCCGAAGGGGATTACCGTGATTACCGGTGGTGCCTTCCACGGTAAGTCCACCTTGTTGCAGGCGTTGACCCGCGCCGTCTACCCGCATATTCCGGGGGATGGCCGCGAAGGAATCGTGATAGATGAATCGGCGCTCCGCGTGGGCGTCGAAGACGGCCGCAGCGTACGCGGTACGGACTTGTCGCCGTTTGTGCGCGACTTGCCGGGCGGTGTTTCGACAAAGAATTTCAATACGCTTTCTGCATCGGGCTCTACCAGCGAAGCCGCGAACTTGCTCGAAGCTATGGAAGCGGGTTCCACGACGTTCCTGATTGACGAAGATTCCTCGGCGGTGAATTTCCTGATTCGCGACGGGCGTGTACGCAAGCTCCTGGGCGATGAACGCGAACCGCTGATTCCGTTGACCGACCGTATCCGCGAAATTTCGGCACAGGGCTACAGCTTTATCCTGGTGGCGGGTGCCTGCGGCGACTACCTCGACCTTGCCGACAACATCGTCATCATGGCGAATTACAAGGCCGAAGTGCCGCAAGTAAAGGTCACTGCTTGCGCTGAGCTGGGTCGAAGTGAGCCTGCCGAAGTGTCGCAACCGCGATCATTTGTAGCCTACATGCAACCCCTGCAAAAGTCGGTGCGTCCCACCTCTGCCGTGGAGCGTCAAGTCAAGGTGAAACTTGCTGGTGATACTTTGTTACAAATAGGCTTTCTGGTGTCCGACACTTCACGCCTCAACACGCTTGTCGATAGGCAGCAACGTTTCGGTGCCGGATTTGTCCTCCTGAACCTGTTGCAGAATGCCGCAAGCAATGCGGAATCGGGTGACGCTTCAAATGCCGGTGATTCCGTCGCCGAGACCATCCGGAAACTTTATGAGAAAATCCAGAATGTGGGTTTTCGTAACCTGCCGCAGGGCATGAGTCGCGAAATGAGCCTTCCGCGAGTCGTGGATATCGCCTGTGTCGCCTTTAGGTTACGCGAGGCTTCTCGCTGA